Proteins co-encoded in one Leptospiraceae bacterium genomic window:
- a CDS encoding type II toxin-antitoxin system MqsA family antitoxin, translating to MSKKMKEAIVENLQDIVNAGIKTTFTKKRLDELGVKIQATNINPTKIKKARKNLNLSQSIFAQLLNVSIASVRHWEQGLREPTGSTKVLLELLLKQPHILDYRITKSKQNGLDTKFEY from the coding sequence ATGTCAAAAAAAATGAAAGAAGCAATTGTGGAGAATTTGCAAGATATTGTCAATGCAGGTATAAAAACTACATTTACTAAAAAAAGATTGGATGAACTCGGAGTAAAAATCCAAGCAACAAATATAAATCCCACTAAAATAAAAAAAGCTAGAAAGAATCTAAATCTAAGTCAATCCATATTTGCACAGTTACTGAATGTCAGCATTGCCTCAGTCAGACATTGGGAACAAGGATTGAGAGAGCCAACAGGTTCTACAAAAGTTTTATTGGAATTGTTATTAAAACAACCGCATATACTTGATTATAGAATTACAAAATCAAAACAAAATGGGCTCGATACAAAGTTTGAGTATTGA
- a CDS encoding STAS domain-containing protein, protein MDNEKIRVNVQKEGQVSIIFINGELTLLDAPDLKQVLDTILETGIHRFLFDFEQLDFIDSSGISILLRFHAQLTKLDGKIGFVNFHKNVANTMHKALPLYIREKAYFENAQEALKYLNS, encoded by the coding sequence ATGGATAATGAAAAAATTCGTGTGAATGTTCAGAAAGAGGGGCAAGTCAGTATCATCTTCATTAATGGTGAATTGACTTTGTTAGATGCACCTGATTTAAAGCAAGTTTTGGATACAATTCTAGAGACTGGAATTCATCGATTTCTTTTTGATTTTGAACAATTAGATTTCATAGATTCTTCTGGAATTAGTATACTATTGAGATTTCATGCTCAATTGACTAAATTAGATGGCAAGATTGGATTTGTGAATTTCCATAAAAATGTTGCGAATACTATGCATAAGGCGCTCCCCTTGTATATACGAGAGAAAGCCTATTTTGAAAATGCGCAAGAAGCATTGAAGTATCTTAATTCGTAA
- a CDS encoding DUF445 family protein gives MDVASLDLWFRRGISVITLAFGIVQLYLTEKNIWVDAGFIICMAGIVGYYTNYLAIKMLFQPKQGKVLGWEGLVPKNKANIAQSLGKSIQTNLLAPEILLEYVYERKLIETGTQKLGEWLDELLKDEDVRHRVTAKIITLLQEKGPDLLSQVFNFTEETLKELAKNPEEIKKLWDQTRVKINEYIQSRENREYLVELIRKLVLEELPRLSVVLNHAIDEYLKQKDTIGNIGIGLKKIISFDSAALQDMLQKFIEDEDTTEQFMGVMDILVIDLQKKMESPETQEFILSQVKDWVDVASEYSRQTFLPAAIERLKKFLDNPANWAKVGNYSFRILDYAKHKMIEFMQSPEGSEYLKTNIAKIIHQINVTNLVQEQVMKLDTDELEKMILDNTGGNLVMIQFLGGVLGLIAGFIQVHIYFAVPVFGLVVLTWISYYRNQKLYEK, from the coding sequence ATGGATGTAGCTAGTCTAGACTTATGGTTTCGACGTGGGATAAGTGTTATTACGCTCGCGTTTGGAATTGTGCAACTTTATCTCACTGAAAAAAATATTTGGGTCGATGCAGGATTTATTATTTGTATGGCTGGAATTGTTGGATATTATACAAATTATCTTGCAATCAAAATGCTATTTCAACCCAAGCAAGGAAAAGTATTAGGTTGGGAGGGACTTGTTCCTAAAAACAAAGCAAATATTGCACAAAGTCTAGGCAAAAGCATTCAGACAAATCTTCTTGCTCCCGAAATTCTTTTAGAATATGTTTATGAGAGAAAGCTAATCGAAACAGGCACTCAGAAATTAGGAGAATGGCTAGATGAACTTTTGAAAGACGAAGATGTTCGTCATAGAGTAACAGCTAAGATTATTACTCTTCTCCAAGAAAAAGGACCCGATCTTCTCTCGCAGGTATTTAATTTTACAGAAGAAACACTAAAAGAGCTTGCTAAGAATCCAGAAGAAATCAAAAAACTCTGGGACCAAACTCGTGTTAAGATAAATGAATACATTCAATCGAGGGAAAACAGAGAGTATCTAGTAGAACTGATTCGTAAATTGGTTTTGGAAGAATTACCACGATTATCCGTTGTTCTAAATCATGCAATCGATGAATACTTAAAACAAAAAGATACAATAGGCAATATTGGAATTGGTCTTAAAAAGATTATTTCTTTTGATAGCGCTGCCCTGCAAGATATGCTACAAAAATTTATAGAAGATGAAGATACTACAGAACAATTCATGGGGGTTATGGATATTCTTGTCATTGATCTACAAAAGAAAATGGAGTCGCCGGAGACACAGGAATTTATTTTATCTCAAGTAAAAGACTGGGTGGATGTGGCAAGTGAATACTCAAGGCAGACTTTTTTGCCTGCAGCAATTGAGAGATTAAAGAAGTTCTTAGATAATCCTGCGAACTGGGCAAAGGTTGGAAATTATTCGTTTCGAATTTTAGATTATGCTAAGCATAAAATGATTGAGTTCATGCAATCCCCCGAAGGCAGTGAGTATCTAAAAACAAATATCGCTAAGATCATTCACCAAATCAACGTGACCAACTTAGTCCAAGAGCAAGTGATGAAATTAGATACGGACGAATTGGAGAAAATGATTTTAGATAATACCGGCGGAAATTTAGTTATGATTCAATTTCTTGGCGGAGTATTGGGATTAATCGCTGGATTTATCCAAGTGCATATCTACTTTGCAGTTCCGGTCTTCGGACTTGTTGTATTAACATGGATTTCCTATTACCGAAACCAAAAACTTTACGAGAAATAA
- a CDS encoding DUF4202 domain-containing protein, producing MNKNLFTQAMEAFDTANSKDPNFIEVNGFEKPYELIYSNWLYEWIMKLNPNAIEELQLAAKCQHIKRWEIPRSKYPEGLKGYTKWKKELAEYHADEAGKILKQVGYDEVVVDRVRSINLKKNLKADSDVQTMEDALCLVTLQYQIEGFSLKHDDEKMIGIIQKTWAKMSDRAKEEALKLSYSERVLSLIKKAIA from the coding sequence ATGAATAAAAATCTATTCACACAAGCAATGGAGGCTTTTGATACAGCCAATTCTAAAGATCCGAATTTTATCGAAGTAAATGGATTTGAAAAACCATATGAATTAATCTATTCAAACTGGCTCTATGAGTGGATAATGAAGCTTAACCCTAATGCAATAGAAGAATTGCAATTAGCCGCTAAGTGTCAACATATTAAGAGATGGGAGATTCCACGCTCTAAGTATCCAGAAGGACTAAAGGGCTATACAAAGTGGAAAAAAGAATTAGCCGAGTATCATGCAGATGAAGCTGGTAAAATACTTAAACAAGTTGGATACGATGAAGTAGTCGTTGATCGGGTAAGATCAATTAACCTTAAGAAAAATTTGAAAGCAGATTCAGATGTGCAAACCATGGAAGATGCACTTTGTCTTGTTACCCTACAATACCAAATCGAAGGGTTTAGTTTAAAGCACGACGATGAAAAGATGATTGGAATTATTCAAAAGACCTGGGCGAAGATGAGTGATAGAGCAAAAGAAGAAGCTTTAAAACTGAGCTATTCGGAAAGAGTTCTATCGTTGATAAAAAAGGCAATAGCTTAA
- a CDS encoding DUF418 domain-containing protein, giving the protein MLEKNRLAYLDLLRGFAILGILISNLPIIAEPPFSMVTHHDDLSRWVKLFSLFFVAGKFFLIFSFVFGYGFTILLASSERNGLDAKRIFFRRLFGLLFLGILHATLFFNGDILVTYSLLGVVLYSSRNMKDTKLFKIVGLFWLISFLCYGLLGIVSHYSSMEDPNLTTRMIQDSLTGYSGNFFLAVKQRVKELSYTFPFILLFNWPSAFFMFLIGLYLGKKESLANPDLLFERFRGKWFWIIIVGIIGNGFFCLGQMKETSYLVSFFSTAMLAVGGVCFALVYCYVLFQFSNSDNFLLSNLREAMKSAGTMSLTNYLSHSILLSFIFNGWGLGLYGKLKPEIALLLVIPIYGFNLVFSSIWKKYFSLGPFEIVLRKFTYWK; this is encoded by the coding sequence ATGCTTGAAAAAAATAGACTTGCTTATTTAGATTTACTAAGAGGTTTTGCTATACTGGGAATTCTAATTTCTAATTTACCAATCATAGCAGAGCCGCCTTTCAGTATGGTTACTCATCACGATGATTTATCTCGTTGGGTAAAGCTTTTTAGTCTTTTCTTTGTGGCTGGCAAATTCTTTTTGATCTTTTCATTTGTATTTGGATATGGATTTACCATTTTACTTGCAAGCTCGGAGCGAAATGGTCTCGATGCAAAGAGAATTTTCTTTCGTAGACTCTTTGGTCTTTTATTTCTTGGAATCCTTCATGCCACATTATTTTTTAATGGAGATATACTTGTAACCTATTCATTGTTAGGCGTGGTTTTATATTCTTCCAGAAATATGAAAGATACCAAATTATTTAAAATTGTAGGATTGTTTTGGCTTATTTCTTTTCTCTGTTATGGACTTCTTGGAATTGTTTCTCATTACTCTTCCATGGAAGATCCAAACCTTACGACGAGAATGATACAAGATTCCTTAACAGGGTATTCAGGAAATTTCTTTTTAGCAGTAAAACAAAGAGTAAAGGAATTATCCTACACATTTCCATTTATCCTTTTATTTAATTGGCCTTCTGCTTTCTTTATGTTTTTGATTGGATTATATTTAGGGAAAAAAGAATCATTGGCTAATCCTGATTTGCTCTTTGAACGATTTCGCGGCAAATGGTTTTGGATCATTATTGTGGGGATCATTGGCAACGGATTTTTCTGTTTGGGGCAAATGAAAGAAACCTCTTATTTAGTTAGTTTCTTTTCTACAGCAATGCTCGCTGTCGGTGGAGTTTGCTTTGCTTTAGTCTACTGTTATGTATTATTTCAATTTTCTAACAGCGATAACTTCCTGCTTTCCAATCTGAGAGAAGCAATGAAGAGCGCGGGCACAATGTCTCTTACAAATTATCTTTCTCATTCTATCTTACTTTCTTTTATCTTCAACGGATGGGGACTCGGACTGTATGGAAAATTAAAACCCGAGATTGCATTACTCTTAGTCATTCCTATATACGGATTCAATTTAGTTTTCAGTTCTATTTGGAAGAAATATTTTTCTTTAGGACCCTTTGAAATTGTTCTAAGAAAATTTACGTATTGGAAATAA
- a CDS encoding type II toxin-antitoxin system RelE/ParE family toxin, which translates to MKKYKSRWFQKWANKNHLSDKALIDSIQDLKENKGTVKLGFNLFKVRVSSRNQGKRGAFRTIVVYVSDVRSIYVFGFSKNELDNISNKELEDFKELARTYTNMNEKEIKILLEQDSIFELEE; encoded by the coding sequence GTGAAGAAATATAAATCAAGATGGTTTCAAAAGTGGGCAAATAAGAACCATCTTTCTGATAAAGCTCTGATTGATTCCATTCAGGATTTGAAAGAGAATAAAGGGACTGTTAAGCTGGGCTTTAATTTATTTAAAGTTAGAGTTTCTTCTCGCAATCAAGGAAAGAGAGGGGCTTTTAGAACTATTGTTGTTTATGTATCGGATGTCCGTTCGATTTATGTTTTTGGTTTTTCTAAAAATGAATTGGATAATATTTCAAATAAGGAATTAGAAGATTTTAAAGAATTAGCTAGAACATACACGAACATGAATGAAAAGGAAATTAAAATCCTTTTAGAGCAAGATTCTATTTTTGAATTGGAGGAATAG
- a CDS encoding DinB family protein, protein MKLTDPYTKEELKNFVLTLKRNLETRFNSLEEKIFFQKSTTGWSPAENMQHINRVTRLLTLTFATPKFLASIVFGESATPARRFQVVGDIYLEALSKGQNSGPFAPNKEKVDGDTGKRKGELILEWNKAWDKYALAIDQWSEEQLNKVLMPHPFLGKIPAREMYMIGMLHPIHHCNIVSKRLNQEWTYF, encoded by the coding sequence ATGAAATTAACTGATCCCTATACAAAAGAAGAACTGAAAAACTTTGTCCTAACTTTAAAAAGAAATCTAGAAACTAGATTTAACTCTCTTGAAGAAAAAATATTCTTTCAAAAGTCGACGACTGGTTGGTCGCCTGCGGAAAATATGCAGCATATCAACCGAGTCACTAGGCTGTTAACATTGACTTTCGCTACTCCGAAGTTCTTAGCTTCGATTGTATTTGGGGAATCAGCAACTCCTGCTCGTCGATTTCAAGTTGTTGGAGATATTTATCTAGAAGCACTGAGCAAAGGACAGAATTCAGGACCATTTGCTCCGAATAAAGAAAAAGTAGATGGGGATACGGGCAAACGCAAAGGTGAATTAATTTTGGAATGGAATAAAGCATGGGACAAATACGCATTAGCCATTGATCAATGGAGTGAAGAACAATTAAATAAAGTTTTAATGCCACATCCATTTCTGGGGAAAATTCCAGCTCGCGAAATGTATATGATTGGAATGCTTCATCCAATTCACCATTGCAATATTGTATCAAAACGTTTAAATCAAGAATGGACATATTTTTAA
- a CDS encoding PQQ-dependent sugar dehydrogenase: MRKIYLYLALSSAFLLLGCDGLKKFLIQKLGSTDKYEIEGDAAHLVPVTSGLDEKREKIQINLREVSSGYVQPTDMQFPPGESEEFFVLEKQGKILWGKVGKREIKEILKIQVKTEAEEGLLGLAFHPDFRKNGKIYLNYVSQQGKKDISRIAEWTATLPNDLKNTKLESERILMELEQPYENHNAGQILFGPDRMLYIGWGDGGWLRDPSRNGQNPKTFLGSMLRIDVDATPDTGKAYKVPEDNPFYADKCCKPEIFAYGLRNPWRFSFDSKGRMIVADVGEDTWEEIDIVEKGKNYGWNIKEGFHCFEPKENCKTENLTDPIYEYGREDGQSITGGYVYTRKEISALTGKYIFADFMSGRIWALTVPDNASEKVNSVYTLGKWPVLISSFGRDADGNVYAVDLGKGKIFRIEGK; the protein is encoded by the coding sequence ATGAGAAAAATATATTTATACTTGGCTTTATCATCCGCATTTTTGTTACTTGGTTGCGATGGATTAAAAAAATTTCTGATTCAAAAATTGGGTTCAACGGATAAATATGAAATTGAAGGAGATGCAGCGCATCTTGTTCCCGTTACATCGGGACTTGACGAAAAGCGGGAAAAAATCCAAATCAACCTTCGAGAGGTTTCTTCTGGTTATGTGCAACCAACTGATATGCAATTTCCTCCGGGTGAATCGGAAGAATTTTTTGTTTTGGAAAAGCAGGGAAAAATTCTATGGGGCAAAGTTGGAAAAAGAGAAATAAAAGAAATCTTAAAAATACAAGTAAAGACAGAAGCCGAAGAAGGACTTTTAGGATTAGCCTTTCATCCAGATTTTAGAAAGAATGGAAAAATATATCTAAACTATGTTTCGCAGCAAGGCAAAAAGGATATTAGCCGCATTGCTGAATGGACTGCGACTTTACCCAATGATCTAAAGAATACAAAATTAGAATCAGAAAGAATTCTAATGGAACTAGAACAGCCGTATGAAAATCATAATGCGGGACAAATTCTTTTTGGACCGGATAGAATGCTTTATATTGGTTGGGGAGATGGTGGTTGGTTGAGAGATCCTTCCCGTAATGGACAGAATCCGAAAACCTTTTTAGGCAGCATGCTTCGTATTGATGTAGATGCAACTCCGGATACAGGCAAAGCTTATAAAGTTCCAGAGGACAATCCTTTTTATGCGGATAAATGCTGTAAGCCAGAGATATTTGCCTATGGATTAAGAAATCCGTGGAGATTTAGTTTTGATTCAAAAGGTAGGATGATAGTTGCAGATGTCGGGGAAGATACATGGGAAGAAATTGATATTGTTGAGAAGGGTAAGAATTATGGATGGAATATAAAAGAAGGGTTTCACTGCTTTGAGCCAAAAGAAAACTGTAAAACAGAAAACTTAACCGATCCAATCTATGAATATGGGAGAGAAGATGGACAATCGATTACAGGCGGTTATGTTTATACCCGAAAAGAAATCTCTGCACTGACAGGTAAATACATATTTGCCGATTTTATGTCAGGACGAATCTGGGCTTTAACTGTGCCGGATAACGCATCGGAAAAAGTCAATTCTGTTTATACACTGGGAAAATGGCCTGTATTGATTTCTTCTTTTGGAAGAGATGCAGATGGAAATGTATATGCAGTTGATTTAGGAAAAGGAAAAATATTTAGGATAGAAGGGAAGTAA
- a CDS encoding HAMP domain-containing protein encodes MKLRYKLILVIGGVAILSILPLAYFTLKQSQKIILEKTTDVCRNLAQNISNIAREELFLDNTYEATESVISKLKDSQITGLMNVYIINVYGKFVVDMQNIKIGQLISKEELKFYESINEPLTDTLERSGAEILRFSFPVYLDEEHPIRIGFAVIEFDQKILYAPIQSIRNFIIYLSIGIFIVVIFVSILTSFAITRPINALTRGAEIIGLGNYEHRIAIPVRDEIGTLAIAFNEMTAKIQGSDKLKNDYMVAYNRFVPQEFLKFLKKDSILDIHLGDQVQTEMTVLFSDIRSFTNLSETMTPKENFDFLNSYLERVGPVIRKHNGFIDKYIGDAIMALFPYEPEDSIKACVEMHKVIQVYNVRREQHGYKPIKIGVGIHTGNLMLGTIGENQRMDGTVIADAVNLASRIEGLTKMYGASTIISERTFFGLSDPDRYQYRLLDNVQVKGKKEVISIFEILDGIAENVLEQYINTKADFEMGIFTYQTKEFRQALECFKTVLVKNPIDVAAQKYIERCNHAIEFGIGESWDGVERLSSK; translated from the coding sequence ATGAAACTTCGCTATAAACTTATTCTAGTCATTGGAGGCGTTGCAATCTTAAGTATTTTACCCCTCGCCTATTTTACTCTAAAGCAAAGTCAAAAAATCATTCTAGAGAAGACAACGGATGTTTGCCGCAACCTTGCTCAAAATATTTCCAATATTGCAAGAGAAGAACTTTTTCTAGATAATACCTATGAGGCAACAGAGTCCGTTATTTCAAAATTGAAAGACTCGCAAATCACAGGGCTCATGAACGTATATATCATAAACGTCTACGGAAAGTTTGTAGTTGATATGCAGAATATAAAAATTGGACAATTGATTTCTAAAGAAGAATTAAAATTCTATGAATCTATCAACGAACCGTTAACCGATACTCTAGAACGATCGGGCGCTGAGATTCTTCGTTTTAGTTTTCCTGTTTACTTAGATGAAGAGCATCCGATTCGAATCGGATTTGCTGTAATCGAATTTGATCAGAAAATTCTTTATGCGCCAATTCAAAGTATCCGCAATTTCATCATCTATCTCTCTATTGGTATTTTCATAGTTGTGATTTTTGTTTCCATACTAACATCATTTGCCATTACCCGACCAATCAATGCACTTACCCGCGGTGCAGAAATCATTGGTCTTGGAAATTATGAACATAGAATTGCAATTCCAGTGCGAGATGAAATTGGAACACTGGCAATTGCGTTTAATGAAATGACTGCAAAAATTCAAGGCTCTGATAAATTAAAAAATGATTATATGGTAGCGTATAATCGATTTGTGCCTCAAGAATTTCTGAAATTTTTAAAGAAGGATTCTATCCTGGACATTCATCTCGGAGACCAAGTGCAAACAGAGATGACGGTTTTATTTTCAGATATCAGATCATTTACTAATTTGTCAGAGACTATGACACCTAAAGAAAATTTTGACTTTTTAAATTCCTACCTTGAGAGAGTAGGTCCTGTTATCCGCAAGCACAATGGCTTCATTGATAAATACATTGGCGATGCTATTATGGCACTCTTTCCATATGAGCCAGAAGATTCCATTAAAGCATGTGTAGAAATGCATAAAGTAATTCAAGTTTATAACGTTAGGCGCGAACAGCATGGATATAAACCAATTAAAATCGGAGTAGGAATTCATACTGGAAACTTAATGCTTGGAACGATAGGCGAAAACCAAAGGATGGACGGAACTGTGATTGCAGATGCCGTAAACCTTGCCTCTCGAATCGAGGGATTAACTAAAATGTATGGAGCTTCTACCATTATTAGCGAGAGAACTTTTTTTGGACTATCAGATCCAGACAGATACCAATATAGACTATTGGACAATGTGCAAGTCAAAGGCAAAAAGGAAGTAATCTCTATTTTTGAAATCTTAGACGGAATAGCGGAAAATGTTTTAGAGCAATACATAAATACAAAGGCAGACTTTGAAATGGGAATTTTTACCTATCAAACAAAAGAATTTAGACAGGCATTGGAATGCTTTAAGACTGTATTGGTAAAAAATCCAATTGATGTTGCAGCACAAAAATATATCGAAAGATGCAACCATGCAATTGAATTTGGAATTGGAGAATCCTGGGACGGAGTAGAAAGACTCAGCAGTAAATAA
- a CDS encoding TonB-dependent receptor yields the protein MERIIIREPRQIESEKDNKFEDILKQSIIKSLSSRYKVEFTDREVSSFSKETDLHLYINLLYVREKNFPPNIYAQVYNPQTGEIIDAISVSTKYELLNEIEAELDKNEFNIPDSERAQEFSRKLDITLKLNPARKTQGENIIEHLTKERVGKSPEFQKQKALSGDASKNVFLLLEEQIVVTATRTKSKIKDAPAAVYVITRKQMEERGYRTLIDALKDVPGFDFQHTYGVYPELVHQRGLIGENTRSLVYVDGVSDNNISGVGPLAGTLHFPLSNVDRIEIVSGPASSLYGANAFNGIINIITRDGANSGGSHVEAIYGGYDSNFRSPGAGLNFSTRGKSQTMDMSYSLGGYYFQTEGPNFGGIQRIERQTVNPSAANYANPNNVNNYVENKACGGVCNSTRGVGYTWSPGFNSANVDTYNLTAKFTIGNFRFQTVNWQYLNGFGTFTNGTNRYDVNERGLETNVFDDRNNARRAGVLLGNAGTRGRRGGQYNFRNNSMVVGHTKQISETLTLDSELVVRNTEIMSSSFQDNTRTKSTNSYYNFKDSNITSNNYTTSFTTRPDHSYQLEEKLQYNPSQKNSSVAGIIARHSDVPEFTSVNTSSQATLSQDISNLSNRVSINNFGAFYQHTFRPSDYWIFSAGYRQDYSSIFGRSQTPRVSAIYKPTQNLTFKLLLGTGFREPSTFEFLNRTATRKENRGLRPEYLRSIEIGIAYRWNKLYLSAQSYYYKVTNLISTAQTLEVIPGSNPSNTWQQNQNVGKAEIFGTEIEANINLTEKFLLNANYTYSEGRYFDLLRSVTSSPSAYGRPGDDLTSDLLNLAGIKNIPSSGPIPHIAPNKFFLGGTYTIWKKMSLYVGVNYVDIRRTVVSNPVKTVSGYTMGKLNFRWDDFIKDGMYINLLVVNLANNLYFDPGVLGGSGSLGGPPTMHPLEKRNIWISVGYNF from the coding sequence ATGGAAAGAATTATTATTCGTGAACCCAGACAAATAGAATCAGAAAAGGATAATAAATTTGAGGACATTCTAAAACAGTCTATAATCAAAAGTCTTTCTTCTCGTTATAAAGTTGAGTTCACCGATCGGGAGGTAAGTTCTTTTTCTAAAGAAACAGACTTACATTTATACATCAACCTACTTTATGTGAGAGAGAAAAATTTCCCGCCCAATATCTATGCGCAAGTTTATAACCCACAAACCGGTGAAATTATTGATGCAATTTCCGTTTCTACTAAATACGAACTCCTAAATGAAATCGAAGCTGAGCTTGATAAAAATGAATTCAATATTCCGGACTCAGAGCGAGCCCAAGAATTTTCTCGTAAACTAGATATCACATTAAAATTAAATCCAGCCAGAAAAACACAGGGAGAAAATATAATTGAACATCTCACAAAAGAGCGAGTGGGTAAGTCTCCAGAATTTCAAAAGCAAAAAGCCTTGAGTGGGGATGCATCTAAAAATGTGTTTTTACTTTTAGAGGAGCAAATCGTAGTAACCGCTACAAGAACAAAATCGAAAATCAAAGATGCACCGGCGGCAGTCTATGTAATAACTCGCAAGCAAATGGAAGAGAGAGGCTACAGGACATTAATCGACGCGCTAAAAGATGTTCCCGGTTTTGATTTTCAACACACATATGGAGTTTATCCTGAGCTTGTTCACCAACGGGGGCTAATCGGAGAAAACACAAGATCCCTTGTCTATGTCGATGGAGTTTCGGATAACAATATTTCTGGTGTCGGTCCACTTGCGGGCACACTGCATTTTCCTTTGAGCAATGTAGACAGAATCGAAATTGTTTCCGGTCCTGCTTCTAGCTTATACGGAGCGAACGCATTCAATGGTATCATCAACATCATCACACGCGATGGTGCTAACTCAGGCGGATCTCATGTAGAAGCAATCTATGGTGGATATGACAGTAATTTTAGAAGCCCCGGAGCAGGATTGAATTTTTCTACTAGAGGCAAAAGTCAAACAATGGACATGAGCTATAGCCTCGGTGGATATTACTTTCAAACAGAAGGACCTAACTTTGGTGGAATCCAAAGAATCGAAAGGCAAACAGTAAATCCTTCAGCGGCTAATTATGCTAATCCAAACAATGTAAATAACTACGTTGAAAATAAAGCCTGCGGGGGTGTTTGCAATTCAACAAGAGGTGTAGGCTACACTTGGTCACCCGGATTTAATTCTGCGAATGTGGATACTTACAATTTGACGGCAAAGTTTACTATTGGAAACTTTCGATTTCAAACTGTCAACTGGCAATACCTAAATGGATTTGGAACTTTTACCAATGGAACGAATCGATACGATGTAAATGAAAGAGGCTTAGAAACTAACGTCTTTGATGACAGAAACAACGCAAGGCGAGCAGGAGTTTTACTTGGAAATGCTGGAACTCGTGGAAGAAGAGGTGGACAATACAATTTTAGAAATAATAGTATGGTTGTTGGACATACCAAGCAGATTTCAGAAACACTCACTCTTGACTCAGAGCTTGTAGTTCGAAATACGGAAATTATGAGTTCGAGCTTTCAAGATAACACTCGAACTAAATCAACTAATAGCTATTATAATTTTAAAGATTCAAATATTACGAGCAATAATTACACAACTAGCTTTACAACTCGACCCGATCACAGCTATCAACTCGAAGAAAAATTACAATACAATCCAAGTCAAAAAAATTCCTCTGTTGCGGGAATCATAGCAAGACATTCGGATGTTCCAGAATTTACTTCCGTCAATACTAGTAGCCAAGCGACATTATCACAAGATATAAGTAATTTATCTAATCGTGTTAGCATCAATAACTTTGGCGCATTTTATCAACATACCTTTCGACCTTCCGACTATTGGATATTTTCCGCTGGGTATCGCCAAGATTATAGTTCTATCTTCGGTAGATCACAAACACCTAGAGTAAGTGCCATCTATAAACCAACACAAAACTTAACTTTCAAACTTTTACTAGGAACTGGGTTCCGCGAGCCTAGCACATTTGAATTCTTAAATCGAACGGCAACAAGAAAAGAAAATCGAGGTCTTCGCCCTGAGTATTTGCGTTCTATCGAAATTGGCATTGCCTATAGATGGAACAAACTCTATTTATCCGCTCAAAGCTATTACTACAAAGTAACCAATTTGATTTCCACAGCGCAAACCTTAGAAGTAATTCCTGGATCAAATCCATCGAATACATGGCAACAAAATCAAAACGTGGGAAAAGCAGAAATTTTTGGAACAGAAATAGAGGCTAATATAAATTTGACCGAAAAGTTTTTGCTCAATGCTAACTACACTTATAGCGAAGGAAGATACTTTGATCTATTGCGCTCTGTTACTTCTTCTCCTTCTGCTTATGGTAGACCGGGAGATGATCTAACTTCTGATCTTTTAAATTTAGCGGGGATCAAAAATATTCCATCGAGTGGTCCTATTCCGCATATCGCACCAAATAAATTCTTTTTAGGTGGCACTTATACTATCTGGAAGAAGATGAGTTTGTATGTGGGAGTCAATTATGTAGACATTCGCAGAACAGTTGTTTCAAATCCTGTAAAGACAGTTTCTGGATATACTATGGGTAAACTCAATTTTCGATGGGATGATTTTATCAAAGATGGAATGTATATCAATCTATTGGTTGTTAATCTTGCCAATAATCTTTACTTTGATCCCGGAGTATTGGGAGGTTCTGGTAGTCTCGGTGGTCCTCCCACTATGCACCCCTTAGAGAAACGAAATATTTGGATTTCAGTTGGGTATAATTTCTAG